In the Ipomoea triloba cultivar NCNSP0323 chromosome 6, ASM357664v1 genome, one interval contains:
- the LOC116023448 gene encoding uncharacterized protein LOC116023448 yields MTPGDFMSSFYDGLSNRSKIILDTSSFGDVFIDMGPAAREQMIERITYNNTYWYTEGDDIPKREKTAGMFEVGEKMAMQAQLDTIQHMLKQLVHGPTQSVQAVAQPPLIPQNPYVPNPYSVPQVPLVACCATCGGNHVAQTCPLLDFGNQVPQPNVEQVDLIGYSRPQGHGQGYGSYQQQGRNQVVPFWNNQGNQVRNNPPGFHGNQGNRGENQVQWRNNQNFGQNNQNVTQGQFQQGNQNFGNTQGQGSFKPPQDIDMQLLMNTMMAQFGRLQAENFQQFSKLQAEIDGLKAQQQGGGNQFSNQPSSSNGRLPARTENPRHQVNAVTTRSGLALKDPPLPSNDPVPKKADKKEEGVQVEDVLDDSEEKPVVQGDSVKEKAPEQDESAPSKKHERKNKMVDDSVIPYNLLPYPQRLWRSKESDRESKFHKMLDKLEISMLFVEAITQIPLYKKFMKNILGNKKKPEKSAVVNLSEGALTCAVLQHKLPPKLKDPGSFSIPCIIGGFVVGGALCDLGASVSLMPYSLCKRLNLGTPKPTSMTLQMADRSIKRPVGVLEDVPVMIDQYFIPGDFVVMDIEEDAKVPIILGRPFLATAGALIDVRRGKLVMEVAVNKIEFDIFKMVKHQPSYVDDCYLIEGLGECTAESREIELGDLQVSPIDPGPPELSNVLKQKKKFFGPGGFYKRWMRELSKFKRPPDRVVHNPT; encoded by the coding sequence ATGACCCCAGGTGATTTTATGTCCTCATTCTATGATGGATTGTCTAACCGGTCGAAGATTATTCTagatacctcatcctttggggatgttttcattgatatgggaccGGCAGCTAGAGAGCAGATGATTGAGAGGATCACCTATAACAATACTTACTGGTACACTGAGGGGGATGATATAcccaagagagagaaaacaGCTGGGATGTTCGAAGTTGGAGAGAAGATGGCAATGCAGGCTCAGTTGGATACCATACAACACATGCTAAAGCAGTTAGTACATGGCCCTACTCAGAGTGTCCAGGCAGTTGCTCAGCCTCCACTGATTCCACAGAATCCTTATGTTCCTAACCCCTATTCTGTGCCACAGGTACCTCTTGTAGCCTGTTGTGCAActtgtggtggaaatcatgtAGCTCAAACATGTCCTTTGTTAGACTTTGGTAACCAAGTTCCTCAGCCTAATGTGGAGCAAGTtgatctcattggttattctagaccACAGGGCCATGGGCAAGGTTATGGGAGCTATCAGCAGCAAGGAAGGAATCAGGTTGTTCCCTTTTGGAACAATCAGGGAAATCAAGTGAGAAACAATCCACCAGGATTTCATGGTAACCAAGGGAATAGGGGTGAAAACCAAGTCCAGTGGAGAAACAATCAGAATTTTGGGCAGAATAACCAGAATGTAACTCAAGGGCAGTTCCAGCAAGGAAATCAGAATTTCGGGAACACTCAGGGTCAAGGTTCTTTTAAACCACCTCAGGATATTGATATGCAGCTTCTCATGAACACTATGATGGCTCAGTTTGGCAGGTTACAAGCAGAGAATTTTCAGCAATTTAGCAAGCTACAAGCAGAGATAGATGGTCTCAAGGCTCAGCAACAAGGAGGAGGTAATCAGTTTTCTAATCAACCTTCATCTTCGAATGGTAGACTGCCAGCAAGGACAGAAAATCCAAGGCACCAAGTAAATGCAGTCACCACTAGAAGTGGATTAGCTTTGAAGGACCCCCCTCTTCCTTCGAATGATCCAGTGCCTAAGAAAGCTGATAAGAAGGAGGAGGGTGTTCAGGTTGAGGATGTTCTTGATGATAGTGAGGAGAAGCCTGTGGTGCAGGGAGATAGTGTTAAGGAGAAAGCTCCTGAGCAGGATGAGAGTGCTCCAAGTAAGAAgcatgaaaggaagaacaagaTGGTAGATGACTCGGTTATACCTTACAACCTGTTACCATATCCACAGAGGTTGTGGAGATCAAAGGAGTCCGATAGAGAGAGCAAGTTCCATAAGATGTTGGATAAGCTGgagatctccatgctttttgtTGAAGCAATCACTCAGATCCCATTGTACAAGAAGTTTATGAAGAATATTTTAGGCAATAAGAAAAAGCCAGAGAAGAGTGCGGTGGTGAATCTGAGCGAAGGAGCCTTAACCTGTGCAGTTCTTCAACATAAACTTCCTCCTAAGCTGAAAGATCCAGGTAGTTTTTCCATCCCTTGCATCATTGGTGGATTTGTAGTTGGGGGTGCTCTGTGTGATCTGGGTGCCAGTGTTAGTCTTATGCCATATTCTTTATGTAAGAGGCTCAACCTAGGAACACCAAAACCCACCTCCATGACCCTTCAGATGGCGGATCGCTCCATAAAGCGTCCGGTGGGAGTTCTAGAGGATGTCCCGGTCATGATTGATCAGTACTTCATACCGGGGGATTTTGTTGTTATGGATATAGAGGAGGATGCCAAGGTTCCTATTATACTTGGTAGACCTTTTCTAGCTACTGCTGGTGCACTTATTGATGTGAGGAGAGGAAAACTAGTGATGGAGGTGGCTGTGAACAAGATTGAGTTTGACATATTCAAAATGGTGAAGCACCAGCCCTCGTATGTTGATGATTGTTACTTGATAGAAGGGCTGGGTGAGTGCACTGCTGAAAGTAGAGAGATTGAGTTAGGGGATTTGCAAGTTTCCCCTATTGATCCTGGACCCCCTGAACTGTCAAATGtgctgaaacaaaagaaaaagttcttTGGTCCTGGTGGTTTCTACAAAAGATGGATGAGGGAGCTGTCTAAGTTCAAAAGGCCACCGGATCGCGTGGTCCACAATCCCACCTGA